A region of the Meiothermus sp. Pnk-1 genome:
TCTGGAAGGTGGTCCAATAAGCGGCGAATCATGCCCGAATCTCCTCAAGAATGCGTTCGCGCACATCTCTGGGCTGCAGCGGTGGCGAGAGCTGCCCCCGCTCGGCTACCCGGATCGTACCCCGCTCCTCGCTCACCACGATCACCAGGGCATCGGTCTGCTCGGAAAGGCCCAGGGCTGCCCGGTGACGGGTTCCGATGTACTTTTCCACCCGGTCGCTCAAGGGGAAGATGCACCCCGCTGCCACCACCTGATCCCCCCGTACGATCACCCCCCCATCGTGCAGGGGGCTAGTCGGGGCAAAGATGCTCTCCAGAAAACGAGCCGAGAGCCGGGCGTTGACGATCTCGCCGCTGCTGGCATAATCGCCCAAGGGGGTGCGTCGCTCGAGCGCGATGAGGGCTCCGTGGCGGCGGGCGCTCATACGCTCGAGGGCCCGCACCAGCTCGCCCAGAGTAGACTCACCCAAGGCCACCCGTTGAAATCGCCCGCGCCCAATACGCTCCAGCGCCCCCCGCAACTCGGGCTGAAACACTACGATCAACCCGAAGGCCCCTAAGGTGGCGGCATTGCCCAAGATCCACGCCAGGCTGTTCAATCCCAGCTGGCTCGCCGCGAACCACACCAGCAGATACACCAATACCCCCCGCGCCAGGTTGATCGCCCGGGTTTCAGCGATCAGGCGATAGACGTAATAAAACAAAGTAGCTACCGCCAAAATATCCAGCAAGTCGCGCCAAGAGAGCATCCTTCTACAGGTTACAGGGTGAGGCCCGGCAGTTATTAGAGCGGCCCCCAAGTGAGTCTCGGCTCCCGCGAAACGGGATCTCCAAGGAGCAGCGCTATACTCACCTCATGCCGGCGGAGCGCAGCCTTGTTCACTCGCGGATCGCCATCTCGGCCTATTTCGTGCTGCACGGATTGGCTACCGGAAGCTGGATCTCACGCATCCCCGCCGAACAGGAGTGCTTGGCCCTGGGCGCAGCAGTGCTGGGGATGGTGCTGCTAGGCAACACCGCCGGGGCGCTTTTGGCTGGGCTCACCAGCGGAGGTACGGTGAGCCGCTTCGGCAGCCGACACGTCACCCGTTTCGCGGCTATGGGCAGCCTTCTGACCCTAGCCCTGCTGGGTCTTTCGGGCCACGCCGTCGGCCTGTTTTTAGGGCTGGTGTTGTTCGGTTTGCTCCAAGGTACTCTCAACATCGCCATGAACACCCAAGCTGCCGCCCTCGAGGCCCGTTACGAACGTCCCATCTTCTCCTCGTTCCACGCCCTGTGGAGCGCCGGGGCCCTGAGCGGTGCCCTCTTGGGGGCAAGCCTGGCCGGGCTGGGACTTAGCCCTTCGCTGCACTTCGCCCTGGTCGGCGCCTGGGGGATCACGGTGGCTGCCTATGCCGGAAATTACCTGCTGGCGGCTTCGCTGTCGCGAAGCCGCCGGGCGTTTGTACTGCCCCGCGGAGGCCTGCTGGCCTTGGGCCTGCTGGGCTTTTGCGCAGCCATCAGCGATGGCGCCATCGCAAGTTGGAGCGGGGTCTACCTGCGCAGCCTGGGGGCACCCGAATCGGTGGCGGCGCTGGGCTTCGCGCTCTACCAGAGCATGATGTTTTTGGGGCGCTTCAGCGGGGATTACCTGGTAGCCCGCTTCGGCGCGGTGCGCTTGGTGCGCCTGGGGGCCTTGCTGGGCGGGTTCGGGCTGGCCTTCGCGGTGCTCACCCACACCGTGTGGGGCATCTTCGTAGGTATCGCCTGTATGGGCTGGGGCATGGCCACGGTCTTTCCCTTGATGTTCGCGGCCTCCGCGCGTACCCCGGGGCTGCCCCCCGCCCACAGCATGGCCAGCGCCTCCACCATGAGCACCCTGGGCGGGTTGGTGGGGCCGGTGCTCTTGGGTGCGGTAGCCGAGGTGGGCACGGTGCGGGCCAGTTTCGCGGTGGCGGCCCTGCTGGCTTGGATGGTGAGCTACCTGGCCTTTTCGCTAAGCAGCTACCGGGTGACCCCGGCGCGGTCTTAACTTGCAACGACCCTGCGAGGACGTGGAACGTATAGCGCTCCTCGAGCGTAACCGACGGGCTCTGGCCGGCACGGGATGCTTCGGGGGAAGCCGGCTTAGCGGTTGGGCGGTCCGCAGCTACCCCGGCGGATGAGCTTCCCCGGGAAGCGCCGCCGCACCACCTTGTCCAGGCTGCGACTCTCCACGGCCTCCAAAACGATCTCTACCGCAGCGCGGCCCATCTCCTCCACCGGCTGCTCGATGACGTCCAGGGGAGGCGTGACCAGGCTGGTCCAGGAGTAGTTGTCGAAGGTGAGCAAGGAGACGTCCTGAGGGATCGCCAAGCCCAGCTCCCTCAAGGCCCTAAAGGCCCCCGCAGCTTCGCTGCCGGTGAGGGAGAAAAGCGCGGTGGGAGGCTCAGGCAGGCGCATCAGCTCCAAGGTGAGCTGGTAGGCGGCCTCTTCGCTGCGCTCGATGGTGCGCCGGTAACGAGGGTCGGGGGAAAGTCCCACCGCCTGCATAGCCTCGGGAAAAACCCGCGAGCGCTCGTCAGGGGTGAGGACCGGGTGATAATCGCCCAGGGCGGCGATCCGCCGATGGCCCAACCCGTAGAGGTAGCGCACCCCTTCGAACACGCACTGCCGGCCATCCAGCATGACGTAGCTAAAGGGGCTATTGGGATAGAAATGGTCTATCTCCACGATATAGGTACCCCGCTCGTGCATCTGCTTGAGGTAGTCGAGGTTGGGCGAGCCGAAGGCCGAGCGGATGATCAGGCCGCTTACCCGCTGGCCGCGGAAGAGCTTGAGGTTTTGCAGCTCGAGGCCAGAGTCGTACTCGCTGTCGGCGATCATCAAAGCGTAGCCCCGCGCCCGTACCGCTCGAGCGATGCTGCGGGTCAGGCTGGCAAAAAAAGGCTCCACGATGTTGCCCACCATCAACCCGATGGTCTGGGTACGTCCGCGCCGGAGCCCTCCGGCGACCTGATCGGGCTCGTACCCCAACTCCTGGATGGCCTTGCGCACCCGCTCCAGGGTCTCGGGTTTGAGGAGGTGGGGCTGGTGAATAGCCCGTTTGGCCGTGGTAGGGGCAACCCCCGCCCGTTTGGCGACATCGAGAATATTGGCCACGTGACCATATTAACCGAACAGGGCTTGACAACCAAAGGGTGATATGGCTATCCTTATGGACACGAGACCATTGAGCAAGTCCTAAGCGCCCTGCGACGTCGTGCGTGCCCCGCCATTAGCTTTCGGCTAAATGGTCACGTGTCCATTGCCTTCTCAACCAAGCTGGTTGGGCAGTGCGGCGTTCCACCCCAGGAGGAAAGGTATGCGTCTGTGGAAAGCTCTGTTCATCGGCACGGGTTTATCGCTCTCGGCAGCCCTGGCCCAGACCACCATCACCATCGCCACCGTCAACAACCCCGACATGGTGACGATGCAAAAACTCAGCGGCGAATTTGAAAAGAAATACCCCGACATCAAGCTCAACTGGGTGGTGCTGCCGGAGAACGAGCTGCGCCAGAAGGTCACCACCGATATCGCTACCAACGCCGGTTCCTACGACGTGCTGACCATCGGCACCTATGAGACGCCGATTTGGGGCAAGAACGGCTGGCTGGTGGAGCTGAGTGGGTTGCCGGCCTCATATGACTTGGAAGACGTGCTCAAGCCGGTGCGGGCCGGGCTTTCCTATCAGGGTAAGCTCTACGCCCTGCCCTTCTACGCCGAAAGCTCGATGCTGTACTACCGTAAAGACCTCTTCGCCGCCAAGAAGCTCACCGTACCGGCCCAACCCACCTGGACCCAGGCCATTAGTTGGGCCAAGCAACTGCACAACCCCAGCGGCGGCGTTTACGGCATCTGCCTGCGCGGCCTGCCCGGCTGGGGCGAGAACATGGCCTTTATCACCACCTTGGTCAACACCTACGGCGGGCGCTGGTTCGACGAGAACTGGAAGCCGCAGATCAACAGCCCAGAGTGGAAGCGGGCCATCGGGCAGTACGTCGAGCTGGTCACCAAGTATGGCCCTCCCGGGGTGACCGGCAACGGCTTTACCGAGAACCTGACCCTGATGTCGGAGGGCAAGTGCGCCATGTGGATTGACGCCACCGTAGCGGCGGGCTACCTGGCCAACCCCAAGACCTCCAAGGTCGCCGACAAAATCGGTTTCGCCAAGGCCCCGGTAGCCGTCACCCCCAATGGCTCGCACTGGCTGTGGAGCTGGGCGCTGGCCATCCCCAAGTCCAGCAAGAAGGTGGATGCTGCAAAGACCTTCATCACCTGGGCGACCTCCAAGGAATACATCGAGCTGGTGGGCAACACCCAAGGCTGGGTCTCCGCACCTCCTGGCACCCGCTACTCCACCTACAACAACCCCAATTACCAAAAGGCAGCTCCCTTCGCCAAAGTAGTGTTGGATTCCATCAACACCGCCGACCCCACCAAACCCACCCTCAAGCCGGTGCCCTACACCGGGATACAGTTCGTGGGCATTCCCGAGTTCCAGGCCATCGGTACCCAAGTGGGGCAGTTCATCGCAGGGATCGTGGCGGGCAAGGCCAGCTTGGATGATGGGCTGAACCAAGCCCAAGCCGCCGTGGAGAAGCTGATGAAGGAAGCGGGTTACCTCAAATGAACTGCCGGGCCGGGTGGCCCTCCGGCCACCCGGCCCTCCCAAGCCGCCGTATGACCCGCGCTCTCGCCAAACCGCGATCCAGGCCGAACCAGCCCAGTACCCTCTGGCTGCTCGGCCCGGCAATGCTGGTGCTCATCGTCTGGACCCAAATCCCCTTTCTCCTGACGATCTATCACTCTTTTCGCCGTTTCGACCTCCTCAACCCCGAGCGCCAGGGCTACGTAGGGATTGGGAACTTTGTCTCGCTCCTCACCGACACAATTTTCTGGACCTCGATTGGGAACACCCTGGTGTTGGTAGGGGCGGTGCTGGTGGTGACGATTGTCCTCGGCCTATTCCTGGCGCTCCTTTTTTATCAGGACTTTCCCGGCAGGGCGCTGGCCCGAACCTTGGTCATCTCGCCGTTTTTCGTCATGCCGGTGGTCTCGGCGCTGATCTGGAAAAACATGCTGATGCACCCGGTGTATGGCCTTTTTGCCTGGATCGCCCAAAGCCTTGGACAAAAGCCGGTGGACTGGCTGGCGACTTACCCCATGCAGTCCATCGTGGCGATGGTCTCGTGGCAGTGGACTCCCTTTGCTTTGCTGCTGATTCTGACCGGCTTACAATCCCTGTCTAAAGAACAGCTCGAGGCGGCAAAAATGGACGGGGCAAGCCCCTGGCAGGAGTTCCGCTACATCATCGTGCCGCACTTGGCCCAGACCCTGAGCGTGGTGGTGATGCTCGAGACCATCTTTTTGCTCACCATCTTCGCCGAGATCTACGCCTCGACCTCGGGCGGGCCGGGCTTGGCCACCACCACCCTGCCCTACCTGATCTACCTCAAAGCCTTTGCCGAGTACCGCATCGGGGTGGCCGCAGCCGGAGCGGTGTTTGCGGTAATTCTGGCGAACATCGTGGCCGTTTTCGTACTGCGCTTGATCGGGCGCAACCTGCAAACCGCCAAAGGAGGCATGGCGTGAGCGAGGGCAAGCGCGTCCGCTGGGAACTGACCCTGCTGGCTTACCTGGCGGCGGGGGTGATGTTCTTCCCCATCTTCTGGATGTTCCTCACCGGCTTTAAAAGCGAGGGCGACGCCATCGCCATCCCGCCCAAGCTGCTGTTTACACCTACCCTCGAAAGCATCCGGGAAGCCCTCACCCGCAGCGACTACGCCCGGCACTTCCTCAACTCGATCATCTCGGCGTTGGGTTCTACGGCTTTGGCCTTGCTGCTGGCGATTCCCGCCGCCTACTCCATGGCGTTTTACCCCACCAAGCGCACCAACGGCACCCTCTTGTGGATGATCAGCACCAAGATGATGCCCCCGGTGGGGGTGATCATCCCGGTATACCTGATCTTTCGCGACCTGCGGTGGCTGGACAACATCTGGGCCCTGACCCTGATGTACGCCGTGATGAACCTGCCGGTGGTGGTCTGGACGCTCTACGCCTACTTCCGCGAAATCCCCCACGAGATCATGGAAGCAGCCCGGGTGGACGGGGCCGGCACCTCCCAAGAACTCATGCGCGTGCTGCTGCCGGTCTCCGGCCCGGCCGTCGCCTCCGCGGCCCTCTTGAGCATCATCCTGGCCTGGAACGAAGCCTTCTGGAGCCTGAACCTGACCTCAGCCCAGGCCTCGCCGCTCTCGGTATATGTGGCCTCGTTCAAGACCGCTGAGGGGCTTTTCTGGGCCAAGATGTCGGCGGCCTCCATGATCGCGATTTTTCCGGTGATGGTCATGGGCTGGCTGGCCCAGCGGCAGCTGGTGCGGGGCCTGACCTTTGGCGCGATCAAGTGAGGCCACGGGAGATACACCATGAAAGCAGCAGTGATTACCCGTCCAAGAACGCTCGAGCTTCAAGACCTCCCCCCGCCCAAAGCCGGAGCAGGCCAGGTGCGCATTCGGGTGGGGGCCACCGGGGTGTGCGGCACCGACCTGCACCTCTTCGATGGACATTTTCACGCCCAACTGCCGCTGGTGCCCGGCCACGAGATCGCCGGGGTGATCGACCAGGTGGGGCCAGGGGTGCGCGACCTAGAGGAAGGCCAGTTGGTGGCCCTCGACCCGGTGATCGCCTGCGGCCAGTGCTGGGCCTGCCGCCGCGGGCAACGCCAGCACTGCCTGCACTTCCAGGCCCTGGGGGTCACGCGGGCCGGGGGTTTTGCCCAGTACGTGGTGGCCCCAGCAGGAAATGCCTATGCGGTGAAAAACCTCAGCGCTGCCGAGGCTGCCTTTGCCGAGCCCTTGGGCTGTGTGGTCTGGGGCCTCTTGCGGCTGCGTCCCGAGCCGGGCAGCAACGCGCTGGTGTTCGGGGCTGGGCCGATCGGGCTGCTGTTGATGCAGGCTTTACTGGCCGCGGGAGTGGCCGCGGTGACGGTGGTAGACCCGGTGCCCGAGCGGCTGGCCCTGGCGAGAAGCTTGGGGGCTTGGCGCACCGTGCAAAGCGGCCCAAAGCTGAGCGAAGAGCTCCGCGATCTGGAACCCCACGGCTTCGACGTGGTGGCGGAGGCCACCGGAGTGCCCAGCGTGGTGGAGGCCATGCCGCAGTACGCGGCGGTGGGTGGGAAGATCCTGATCTTTGGCGTAGCCCCCGAGGAAGCCACGGTGCGGATCAGCCCTTATGACCTCTTCCAGCGCGACCTGAGCGTGCTGGGCAGCTTCTCGCTCAACGGCACCGTGCCCCAGGCCCTGGCCTGGCTCGAGACAGGCCGCGTGCAAGTCAAGCCCCTCATCAGCCACCAGCTATCCCTCGAACAGCTGGGCCTGGCCCTGGAGTACAAGGAACACCCTGGGATGGAAGGGGCCCTCAAGGTGCTGATCGTTCCCGAGTAGGTGGGATATGGTACTGGAGCAATTCAGGTTGGATAACCAAGTCGCCGTCGTCACCGGTGGAGCGCGGGGGATTGGGCTGGCCATCGCCACCGCCTTTGCCGAAGCAGGGGCCACCGTAGTCATCGCCGACCTCGAGGCCGCACAGGGCGAACAGAGCGCCCACGAATTGAGGGAGCGGGGCCTACGGGCCGAGTTCCGCCCGCTCGACGTCACCCAGTCGGCCCAGGCCGATGCTCTGGCCGGGAGCCTGGTAGAGCAGTACGGCCAGGTAGACACCCTGGTCAACAACGCCGGGATCTGCCGCAACACGCCCGCCCTCGAGACCCCCGACGAAGAGTGGCTACGGATTTTCGACGTCAACGTACACGGGGTGTTCTGGTGCAGCCGGGCCTTTGGACGGGTGATGGTCCGACAGGGGCGGGGCAGCATCATCAACATCGCCTCGATGTCGGGGATCATCGTCAACAAACCCCAGCCCCAGGCGGCCTATAACGCCTCTAAGGCCGCCGTCGCCCACCTCACCCGCTCGCTGGCGGCGGAGTGGGCCGGCGCCGGGGTGCGGGTGAACGCCATCTCCCCTGGCTACATCGGCACCGAGATGACCCGGCGAGGGCTCGAGAACCCCGAGTGGCGCAGCAGCTGGCTCGAGCTCACCCCGCTGGGCCGCCTGGGCGAGCCCTCCGAGGTAGCCACCTGCGCCCTCTTCTTGGCCTCCCCGGCCAGCAGCTACCTCACCGGCAGCGAGCTGGTGGTAGACGGAGGGTACACGGTCTGGTAGCGCGCCGAAACTCCAGGAGGAGACATGCGGGCAGTGATTAGCGAACCCCACCGCATCGCGTGGGCAGAAGCGCCCGAAGCCCGGCCAGAGGCGGGGGAAGTGCTGCTCGAGCCGCTGGCGGTAGGGGTCTGCGGCTCGGATATTCACGTCTTCGAGGGGCTACACCCCTTCGTGCGTTACCCGGTCTTCCCCGGCCACGAGGTCGCCGCGCGGGTGGTGGAGCTGGGTCCCGGCGTTGACCCTGCCTGGGCGGGGGCCTTGGTAGCCCTCGAGCCCTCCCTCACCTGCGGGCGCTGCGAAGCCTGCCGCAGCGGGCACTACAACATCTGCGAGAACCTCCGGGTGATGGGCTTTCAGGCCCCCGGCGCGATGGCCGAGCGCTTCGTGAGCCCCACCCAGAACCTGCACCGCCTCCCCGAGAGCTTCGACGCCGAACTCGGGGCGATGATCGAGCCGCTGGCGGTGGCGGTACACGCGGTGGCGCTGACCTCGGTACAGGGGAAGAGCGTCGCGGTGCTGGGCGCGGGAACCATTGGCCTCTTGGTAGCCCAAGTGGCCAAGGCCTATGGGGCAGCAAGCGTGGAAATCGTGGACCCGCTCGAGCCCCGCCGCAGGGTGGCCGAGACCCTGGGGTTGAGCGCCAAGCTCCCCGACACGGCCAAGTACGAGGTGATCTTCGAGTGCGTGGGGAACGAAAAGGCGCTCGAGGCCGCCATCCAGGGCATCCACAAGGGCGGCAGCATCCTCGTGGTGGGGGTGCATGGCAAGCCCGCTACCATCTCTGCCGGGCTCATCCAAGACTGGGAGATCCTGCTCAAGGGCAGCCTGATGTACACCTACAAGGACTATCGGGAGGCCATCCGCTTATTCGCCGCGGGCCAGGTGCAGGGGAAGCCGCTCATCACCCACCGCTTTTCCTTACAGGAGGTAAATGCGGCTTTCAATACCGCCTTGGAGCGAGAAAAAGCGCTCAAGGTGATGCTGGCTCGAGGTTAGATCGCCGTTCCTGGCCCGTCCCAGGTGAGCCCTAAGAGCTTAGCCCAAGTCGCGGCCAAGTCGGAGAAGGTGGCCCGCGTCCCCAAATCCCGCCCGGCCATCCCCGGCCCGGCCACCAGGAGCATCCCGTACTCGCGGGTGTGGTCGGTGCCGCGGTAGGTGGGGTCGTTGCCGTGGTCGGAGACGATAAAAAGATAGTCCTCGGGGCCAAGAGTGGCGAGCAGCTCGGGCAATCGGGCGTCGAACTCGGCCAGGGCCTGGGCGTATCCTGCCGGGTTGCGGCGGTGGCCGAACTTGGCGTCGAAGTCCACCAGGTTGGTAAAGACCAGGCCGCGGTAGGGCTGGCGCATCTGCTCCAGGGTCTGCTCGATCCCATCGGCGTTGTCCTTGGATTTGACCTCGCGGGTGAAGCCCCGGTGGGCGTAGATATCGGGGATCTTGCCAATCCCCACCACCTCCCATCCGCCCGCTTTGATCAGGTCCAGGACGTTGCGGGGAGGCTCGAGCGCAAAGTCCTTGCGCAGGTCCTCGCGGCGGTAGAAGCCCCCCGGCTCCCCCTCGAAGGGCCGGGCGATCACCCGGGCGCAGGCCAGCGGCCCCACGAGCATTTCGCGGGCCACGCGGCACCAGGCGTAGAGGGTCTCAAGCGGGATCCTGCCGATGTGAGCCGCCACCTGGAACACCGAGTCCGCCGAGGTGTAGACGATGGGCCATCCGGTCTTCAGGTGTTCCTCGCCGTAGTCGCGAATGGCCTCGGTGCCGGAGTAGGGGCGGTTCAAAAGCCACCCCCCCACCCCGATGCGCTCGGCGTAGCGCCGGAGAAACTCTTGGGGAAAGCCTTGGGGAAAAACCCGGAAGGCATCTTTTAGGTGAATTCCCACGAACTCCCAATGCCCCGTGGAGGTGTCTTTTCCGGGGTTGACCTCGCGCATCCGGCCAAAGGCCCCGCCGGGGTTTTCGGAGGGGGGCAGGGTATGGACGCCCGGTATGTTGCCCAGGCCCAAGGCCGCCAAGTTGGGCAGCTCGAGGCCGGTTTTGAGCACGGTGTGGTCAAGGGTGTCGGCCCCCTCGTCGCCGAAGGCCGCCGCATCGGGAAGGTAACCCAAGCCCACCGAATCAAGGACGATGGTGGTGATCTTCATGGGTTTATTATCCTGCTTTGGTGCGATCTATACCGGGGGTGGATACCGCCGCCAGGACCAGGCCGGGCGCTGGCAGCAAGAAGGCAGGGTGGCTGTGGGGAGATCTTCGCTTGGAGCGGCTCGAGGTCCACCGCGGGGCCCTTTAACCCACCCCCTCGGCCAGCAGTTCCGCCAGGCGCGATAAGCAGCGCCCGTACTTCTTGGCGAAGGCCCCGTAGCGGTAGGTCTCGGGAAAGATTCGCTCGAGCCCTACCCCGGAAGCCCGCAAGCCCACCCCTCGGTCATAGAGCTTGTCCACGAAGTGCACGAAGCGCAGCGCATCGTTCTGGTCGGGGATGGGGGCCAGGCCCTCGAGGTAGACCACCTCCAGCCCCTCGAACAGGTAACGGTAGCGGATGGGATGAAGGGAGCGCAGGTGGCCCAGCAGGTCCACGAAGGCGTCGTAGGTAGCAGGCCGGGTCTCTTGCTGGTAGAGCACCCCCAGCTGTTGGCGGTCCAGGGGCGCGGGAGGGCGCGCGGGGTCGCGGTGACGGTAATCTTCGCCGTCCAGGGTCTCTACGGCAAAGCGCCGGCTCAGGCTTTGGATTTGGATCTTGAACTGCTCGGCGTTGAAGCGCCCCTGCCCCAAGGCCCCCGGCGGGGTGTTGGAGGTGGTCGCGACCCGCAACCCTCTCTCCATGCACTGGCCCAAGAGGTGGGTGACCATCTGGGCGTTGCCGGGGTCGTCGAGCTCGAACTCGTCCACAAAGAGGTACTCGAGCCGAGAGAAGCGCTCCACTGCCCGCGAGAGCCCCATCAGCCCCACCGCGTAGGTGAGTTCCTCGAAGGAGAGGTAACCCTTGGGTTCAGGGGCCTCCCAAAAAGCCGAGACCAGCAGATGGGTCTTCCCTACCCCGAAGCCCCCGTCCAAGTAGATGCCTGCAGGGTTGGGCCGCTTGCGCTTGAACAATCCCTGGGGTTTGTCGTGTACCCAGCGGCGTAATCGTTCCTTAACCAGCTCCTGCGAGGGGTAGCGGGGGTCGGGCCGATAGCTTTCAAAGGTCGCGGCGCGGAAGCGCGGGGGCGGGGAGAACTGCGCCAGCAAGGTGTGCAGGTTGACCTCGGGAGAGCGTTGGCTCAGGCGCACCGCTCCATGTTAAACCCTTCGGGGTGTATTGGGGATTCGCTCCCACCCCTACGCCACCCGTATCCCCTCTGACTGGCGGCCCGTTAGGCTGCTACCCTGGAACCATGATCCGTGTCTATGGCCTAAGCGGCTGTGGCCCTTGCGAGGTCGTCAAGCTATTCCTCAAGCAGAAAAACCTGCCTTTCGAGTTCGTGGACGTGCAGGAACACCCCGAGGCCCGGCAAAAAGTCCTGGAGAGGGTAGGAACCCTTACCGCCGGGGTGGTGCTCGAGGTAAACGGCGAACCCATCGCCCTCACTGGGGTCTCGATCCCCAAGCTGGAAGCGTGGTATCAGGAGTACCTGCGCCGATGGCGCTGAGTCGGCGTGGGGAAGCTTTAGGTTAGACTAGCGCAGTGCGCGGTCATCTGTGGGGTCTGTTCTACCTAAACCTGGTCACGATTTTATGGGGCACCACCTTCGTAATCGTCAAGGGCGCGGTAGATGTGCTTAGCCCCAGCCTGATCATCCTGGGAAGGTTCCTGGTGGCGAGCCTGTGCTTTTTGCCCTTTACTCGCACCCTCCGCGACGACGAGCATAGCCAGAGGGTGCTTTGGCTGGCGGCCTTTGAGCTAGGGTTTTGGCTATGGGCCGGGTACGCCACCCAGGCCGTGGGGCTCCAGTACACCTCGGCTAGCCGAAGCGCTTTCATCACCGCGCTGAACGTGATCCTGGTGCCGATCATCCTGGGGTTGTTCGGGCGGCGGATCGGCCTTGCGGTGTGGGTGGCGGCAGTGCTGGCAGTGGCGGGGGTGGGGCTGCTCTCCTACGACGGCTCCCCGCCCAACCTGGGTGATCTCTGGACGCTAGGCTGCGCTTTCACCTACGCTGCCTACATCATCCGCCTCGAGGGCTATGCCAAACGCCTCCCGGCCCTTGGCCTCACCACCGTCCAGGTCTATGGCACCGCGCTGTTCGCTCTAGGTTGGGTGCTCGTGGAGCGTCCTCGAGTGGACTGGGGTGACTTTCCCTGGCTGGCCATTTTCTATCTGGGAGTCTTCGCCACCGCCCTTACCACGCTGCTACAGACTTTGGGGCAGGGCCGGGTCTCGGCGCCGGAGGCCGCGGTCATCTATGTGCTCGAGCCGGTATGGGCCTCGGTGTTCGCCTTCTTGCTGCTAGGCGAACGCCTGGGGGTGCAAGGCCTGGTGGGGGCCGCCCTGGTGGTCTCGGCCACGCTGATTGATAGCTTGCAGTATTACTGGCGCTCGAGAACTAGTGCTCGAGGCCGCTGATCAGTCGGGCCAATCCGTAAGCCGCCCCCGCGGCCAACCCGCCCACGAGTGCGGTCTGCCAGGCTCCGCGGAAAAGGGAGATCCCGGTGAAGCGAGCCTTCACCGTGCCGAAAATCAAGAGGGCCACCAGCGTTACCACTACACTCCAGACCAGGGCCGAGGCCAGCGGCAAGCGCAGCGCGTAGGGCAGTAGCGGGATCGCCCCACCGGCCACGTACGAGCCCCCAATGGTCAGGGCGCTGCACAGGGCCCTTCGGGGGTCGGGTTCTTCCAGCCCCAGCTCCTCTTTCATCATGAAGTCCACCCAGGTCTGAGGCCGGGCGATGACCGCTTGGGTGGCCTGCTCCAGTGGTTCACCCTCGAGCCCATAACCTCGGAACACCTGGCGCACCTCTTCGGTCTCAGCCTGGGGCAGTTCCTTGACCTCGCGCCACTCGCGCTCGAGTTCGGCCTGGTAGTGGTCGGCCTCGCTGCGGGCTGCCAGGTAACCACCTAGCCCCATCGCGATCGAGCCCGCCACCACCTCGGCAATCCCCGCGATCAGCACCACGAAGCTCGAGTCCACCGCTCCCGAGAGCCCCGCGGCCAGGGCAAAGGGTACGGTAAGCCCGTCCGACATCCCGATCACGATGTCCCGCACGGTGTCGGAGCCGGTGAAGTGTTGTTCGACGTGCACTCTAGAGTACATAAGCGCCTCCCTTTTGCAGCATCTCTCCGCCCGGTGACGAAACCAATGCCTTTTGGGGCTAGGATAACCCAAGTTGCTACCTAGACGACTTTTTCTGTGATTAGGCGGATGTTATGTGCCAGAACAAAGGAGAGGAACTTCAGGACAAAACCCTCCTGGGTCACTGCGTGAATCCGCCGAGGGAAAAGGTTGTTAAGCATGCCTCCCACCGTCTCCACCTCCCGCCGCCCCACGATGGCCAGGTACTGCAACCAGGGCACATACCGCTTGCTCCACGGCTTACGCCGAAAGGAGCATCTCCGCTTGCGAATGGGCATGACCTCCACCCCCGTGGCCTCCCGTAAAACGTCTTCCCATACGTAGCTCTCGTAGCCCCGGTCCAGGTAAAGCGGCTTCCCCGCCTCCACCTGGAGAGAGGACAGGTCGTGGAAACTGCCCGGGGTCAAGGCCACCTCGTGGACAAACAGGCCATCGTCCACCAGGAGGTGAAGCTTGAAGCCGTGGAAGTAGACCCG
Encoded here:
- a CDS encoding carbohydrate ABC transporter permease; translated protein: MSEGKRVRWELTLLAYLAAGVMFFPIFWMFLTGFKSEGDAIAIPPKLLFTPTLESIREALTRSDYARHFLNSIISALGSTALALLLAIPAAYSMAFYPTKRTNGTLLWMISTKMMPPVGVIIPVYLIFRDLRWLDNIWALTLMYAVMNLPVVVWTLYAYFREIPHEIMEAARVDGAGTSQELMRVLLPVSGPAVASAALLSIILAWNEAFWSLNLTSAQASPLSVYVASFKTAEGLFWAKMSAASMIAIFPVMVMGWLAQRQLVRGLTFGAIK
- a CDS encoding zinc-dependent alcohol dehydrogenase family protein, which codes for MKAAVITRPRTLELQDLPPPKAGAGQVRIRVGATGVCGTDLHLFDGHFHAQLPLVPGHEIAGVIDQVGPGVRDLEEGQLVALDPVIACGQCWACRRGQRQHCLHFQALGVTRAGGFAQYVVAPAGNAYAVKNLSAAEAAFAEPLGCVVWGLLRLRPEPGSNALVFGAGPIGLLLMQALLAAGVAAVTVVDPVPERLALARSLGAWRTVQSGPKLSEELRDLEPHGFDVVAEATGVPSVVEAMPQYAAVGGKILIFGVAPEEATVRISPYDLFQRDLSVLGSFSLNGTVPQALAWLETGRVQVKPLISHQLSLEQLGLALEYKEHPGMEGALKVLIVPE
- a CDS encoding SDR family NAD(P)-dependent oxidoreductase, whose amino-acid sequence is MVLEQFRLDNQVAVVTGGARGIGLAIATAFAEAGATVVIADLEAAQGEQSAHELRERGLRAEFRPLDVTQSAQADALAGSLVEQYGQVDTLVNNAGICRNTPALETPDEEWLRIFDVNVHGVFWCSRAFGRVMVRQGRGSIINIASMSGIIVNKPQPQAAYNASKAAVAHLTRSLAAEWAGAGVRVNAISPGYIGTEMTRRGLENPEWRSSWLELTPLGRLGEPSEVATCALFLASPASSYLTGSELVVDGGYTVW
- a CDS encoding zinc-binding dehydrogenase — encoded protein: MRAVISEPHRIAWAEAPEARPEAGEVLLEPLAVGVCGSDIHVFEGLHPFVRYPVFPGHEVAARVVELGPGVDPAWAGALVALEPSLTCGRCEACRSGHYNICENLRVMGFQAPGAMAERFVSPTQNLHRLPESFDAELGAMIEPLAVAVHAVALTSVQGKSVAVLGAGTIGLLVAQVAKAYGAASVEIVDPLEPRRRVAETLGLSAKLPDTAKYEVIFECVGNEKALEAAIQGIHKGGSILVVGVHGKPATISAGLIQDWEILLKGSLMYTYKDYREAIRLFAAGQVQGKPLITHRFSLQEVNAAFNTALEREKALKVMLARG
- a CDS encoding phosphopentomutase, which gives rise to MKITTIVLDSVGLGYLPDAAAFGDEGADTLDHTVLKTGLELPNLAALGLGNIPGVHTLPPSENPGGAFGRMREVNPGKDTSTGHWEFVGIHLKDAFRVFPQGFPQEFLRRYAERIGVGGWLLNRPYSGTEAIRDYGEEHLKTGWPIVYTSADSVFQVAAHIGRIPLETLYAWCRVAREMLVGPLACARVIARPFEGEPGGFYRREDLRKDFALEPPRNVLDLIKAGGWEVVGIGKIPDIYAHRGFTREVKSKDNADGIEQTLEQMRQPYRGLVFTNLVDFDAKFGHRRNPAGYAQALAEFDARLPELLATLGPEDYLFIVSDHGNDPTYRGTDHTREYGMLLVAGPGMAGRDLGTRATFSDLAATWAKLLGLTWDGPGTAI